A single genomic interval of Spirosoma linguale DSM 74 harbors:
- a CDS encoding hypothetical protein (KEGG: ccs:CCNA_01036 hypothetical protein) encodes MGRSGLQHRNDLSIFLNQSANYMKIFTDKLPLRSALVTGLALGSLSVQAQKIDELYNQKIREYTTDARFLPASVLNLPDDPKIPSPLKHFGQIVGTPGVIHRTPEIYGYYQKLAQTSPNISVQQVSTTEEGRPIQLVVIGSEDAMKRLDHYKKQLALLADPRKVGSQDVEKILGDTKLVYYLNGGLHSPEMGSPEMLMELAYRLVTSQSPEIKTIRDNIIVLINPVSEPDGWDKQVDWYNRYTKGRKEYDDGFPKSPPYWGKYTYHDNNRDGLQASQELTKALYKIFYEWHPTASLDLHESVPLLYISTGTGPYNETIDPITIGEWQIMAHHDITTLASQGVPGVFTWAFYDGWYPGYALWISNNHNAVGRFYETFGNAGANTYLRDLAEQKYAGDPATTKEWYRPVPPTEKVYWSYRNGINYMQAGVLASLSYGATNSRLLLKNFYQKGLNNIKKGTEETPRAFVIPKNQRDPAMAAYLVNQLRTQAIEVHQAESGKNKGDYVVLLNQPYRNLAVSLLTKQNYPKEAKFPPYDDIAWTLGYLYGVDVKAEDSVNYVPSELKLLSENVNYAGTMEGEGTNYVLNYKAQTNVLPALLWLKGQSKQAKAVVLDTKATFGGLKDTLSAGAVVFKGLTGDQAKKLAAQFGLDLQATKAEPMGVGSPLRQHEVTLPRVAIYHSWYNTQDEGWARYTFEQRGIPYMSINKDHLKAGDLRKKFDVILIPRMRGTSTNFIHEIDKRFGPLPYTRTPEFPSHGFPDASSDITGGPGFDGVDKLKQFVEQGGVLVTLDNSSLMVAEAGITRDLDEVAAPTLFHPGSIVTVKNRRPDSPVMYGFPEIFPIFRGIAPLLQTKKHNRDMMLMQYGTKPLKDEEEYKGLIMGMPDKKPAKEAKATPKKEDPYVVSGMVRNEQTIIGHGGIFNVPVGSGRVIAFTFDPLHRYLNHHDAPLLWNVLINWNHLDTPPVSATADTETPNRANSPVIKTGDN; translated from the coding sequence ATGGGTCGTTCCGGTCTACAGCACCGGAACGACCTATCTATTTTCCTTAACCAATCAGCTAACTATATGAAGATTTTTACTGACAAATTACCACTCAGGTCGGCACTCGTAACGGGACTTGCCTTGGGTAGCCTGTCTGTACAGGCGCAAAAAATAGACGAGCTGTATAACCAGAAGATCAGGGAATACACGACAGATGCCCGGTTTCTGCCTGCTTCGGTGCTGAACCTGCCCGACGACCCTAAAATCCCATCTCCGCTCAAACATTTCGGTCAGATTGTGGGCACGCCCGGCGTCATTCACCGCACGCCCGAGATTTATGGCTATTATCAGAAACTGGCTCAGACGTCACCCAACATCAGTGTACAGCAGGTTAGTACTACGGAGGAGGGGCGCCCGATTCAGTTGGTGGTTATCGGCAGTGAAGACGCCATGAAGCGGCTCGATCACTATAAAAAGCAACTCGCCCTGCTGGCCGACCCCCGTAAAGTAGGGAGTCAGGATGTTGAAAAGATTCTGGGTGATACCAAGCTGGTGTACTACCTCAACGGTGGCCTGCACTCGCCCGAAATGGGGTCACCGGAGATGCTGATGGAGCTGGCTTACCGGTTGGTTACCAGCCAGTCGCCCGAGATAAAGACGATTCGGGATAACATCATTGTGCTAATCAATCCGGTGTCGGAACCCGACGGCTGGGATAAACAGGTCGACTGGTACAACCGCTATACCAAAGGCCGGAAAGAGTACGATGACGGGTTTCCGAAATCGCCACCGTACTGGGGAAAATACACCTACCACGATAACAACCGGGATGGTTTACAGGCATCGCAGGAGTTGACGAAAGCGCTCTATAAAATCTTTTACGAATGGCATCCCACTGCCAGTCTCGACCTGCACGAGTCCGTCCCGTTGCTGTACATATCCACCGGAACAGGGCCGTATAACGAAACCATCGACCCGATCACCATTGGCGAATGGCAGATCATGGCGCACCACGACATCACGACACTGGCCTCGCAGGGAGTTCCGGGCGTGTTTACGTGGGCGTTTTACGATGGCTGGTATCCTGGTTATGCACTCTGGATTTCCAATAACCACAATGCCGTTGGCCGTTTTTATGAAACCTTCGGGAACGCCGGGGCGAACACCTACCTGCGCGATCTGGCCGAGCAGAAATACGCGGGCGACCCCGCCACTACGAAAGAATGGTATCGGCCCGTGCCGCCCACCGAAAAAGTTTACTGGTCGTACCGGAATGGCATCAATTACATGCAGGCCGGGGTGCTGGCATCGCTGTCGTACGGCGCCACGAATAGTCGGCTGTTGTTAAAAAACTTCTATCAGAAAGGGCTGAACAACATCAAAAAAGGGACGGAAGAAACGCCACGTGCGTTCGTTATTCCCAAAAATCAGCGCGACCCGGCTATGGCGGCTTACCTGGTCAATCAACTGCGTACGCAGGCCATTGAAGTTCATCAGGCGGAGTCGGGCAAGAACAAAGGCGATTATGTCGTGTTGCTGAACCAGCCCTACCGCAATCTGGCCGTTTCACTGCTAACGAAGCAGAACTACCCGAAAGAAGCGAAATTTCCCCCCTACGACGATATTGCGTGGACGCTGGGTTACCTGTATGGGGTGGACGTAAAAGCCGAAGATAGCGTCAACTATGTACCCAGTGAGCTTAAACTCCTGAGCGAGAATGTTAATTATGCGGGGACGATGGAGGGAGAGGGAACAAACTATGTTCTCAACTACAAAGCCCAAACCAATGTGCTGCCCGCCCTGCTTTGGCTGAAAGGGCAGAGCAAGCAGGCAAAAGCCGTTGTGCTCGATACCAAAGCTACGTTCGGCGGACTAAAAGACACGCTGTCGGCGGGTGCAGTGGTGTTCAAAGGACTCACAGGCGATCAGGCCAAGAAACTGGCAGCGCAGTTTGGGCTGGATTTACAGGCAACAAAAGCGGAGCCCATGGGTGTTGGATCGCCCTTGCGGCAGCACGAGGTTACTCTGCCTCGGGTGGCCATTTACCACAGCTGGTACAACACGCAGGATGAAGGCTGGGCGCGGTATACGTTCGAGCAGCGCGGTATTCCATATATGTCCATCAACAAAGACCACCTGAAAGCGGGCGATTTGCGGAAGAAGTTCGATGTGATTCTCATTCCCCGGATGCGCGGCACATCGACCAACTTTATCCATGAAATCGACAAACGATTCGGTCCCCTGCCGTACACCAGAACGCCCGAGTTTCCATCGCATGGTTTCCCGGACGCCAGCAGCGATATTACCGGTGGGCCCGGATTCGACGGCGTCGATAAACTGAAACAGTTCGTCGAACAGGGCGGTGTGCTTGTCACGCTTGACAATTCATCGCTCATGGTTGCCGAAGCGGGCATCACCCGCGATCTGGACGAAGTGGCGGCTCCTACGCTGTTTCATCCGGGCTCCATCGTAACGGTGAAAAACCGGCGTCCCGATAGCCCCGTTATGTACGGCTTTCCCGAAATCTTTCCCATTTTTCGGGGAATTGCTCCGTTGCTGCAAACAAAAAAGCATAACCGCGACATGATGCTGATGCAGTATGGCACCAAACCGCTCAAAGACGAAGAAGAATACAAGGGACTGATTATGGGCATGCCCGATAAAAAACCGGCTAAAGAAGCGAAGGCGACACCCAAAAAAGAAGACCCGTATGTGGTGTCAGGGATGGTTCGCAATGAGCAGACGATCATTGGGCATGGCGGGATTTTCAACGTGCCGGTGGGTAGCGGCCGGGTCATTGCTTTCACCTTCGATCCACTGCATCGGTACCTCAACCACCACGACGCCCCGCTACTCTGGAACGTGCTGATCAACTGGAATCATCTGGATACACCGCCCGTATCGGCCACAGCAGACACCGAAACACCGAACCGGGCCAATTCACCAGTCATAAAGACAGGAGATAATTAG
- a CDS encoding peptidase S9 prolyl oligopeptidase active site domain protein (PFAM: peptidase S9 prolyl oligopeptidase active site domain protein; peptidase S9B dipeptidylpeptidase IV domain protein; WD40 domain protein beta Propeller~KEGG: swd:Swoo_4518 peptidase S9 prolyl oligopeptidase) produces MKKFTWLCLLLGIYQFAQAQTFSLESIKSYPFPTELTSAAQGSRIAWAFAEQGKRNIYVAEGPDFAPRKLTNYTDDDGQELTSLSISDDGKWVVYVRGGDHGSNWDDELPVNTLSSPTPPKVQIWTVPFAGGEPKAIAEGDAPVISPTNDPGTPARIAFIKGGQVWVSPIDGSTAAKALFTARGTNSSLQWSPDGSKLAFVCDRKDHAFLGVFTNETTPITWIAPSFSQDDSPRWSPDGKRLVFVRTPGSGGAPDSILTRKHRPWSIWTADVASGTASQIWQAPKTLAGSQPTTHGGFNLHWAAGDRIVFLSYQDGWPHLYSIASSGGAPLLLTPAPFMAEHITLTHDRKWLLFSGNTGPDKLDIDRRHVVRVPVDKAAMEVLTPGAGLEWTPVVTGDGATIAMISATTQRPPLPTVMAFTKGAPRVLAQNLVPASFPQNQLVTPKQVVFKAPDGMTVHGQLFEPTGGGAGKKPALIYVHGGPPRQMLLGWNYSDYYANSYALNQYLASQGFMVLSVNYRLGIGYGYDFHQPANGGANGASEYQDVRAAAVWLAEQPQVDATKIGIYGGSYGGYLTALALARDSKLFAAGVDIHGVHDWSQQRYGLSQTDRYEKIPDAEKAAKVVWESSPVSSVSSWTSPVLIIHGDDDRNVRFNQSTDLVRRLDKQGVPMETLVIVDDTHHWMKHSNAIKMSAATADYFKRKLMKPRQ; encoded by the coding sequence ATGAAAAAGTTTACGTGGCTATGCCTGCTACTGGGAATTTACCAGTTCGCTCAGGCACAAACGTTCTCCCTCGAATCCATTAAAAGCTACCCTTTCCCGACGGAGTTAACCAGCGCAGCCCAGGGCTCGCGGATTGCGTGGGCATTTGCCGAGCAGGGCAAACGCAACATATATGTAGCGGAAGGCCCCGATTTTGCTCCGCGAAAACTCACAAATTACACGGATGATGACGGGCAGGAGCTAACCAGTTTGTCTATTTCCGATGATGGGAAATGGGTCGTTTATGTGCGTGGTGGCGACCACGGCTCCAACTGGGATGATGAACTCCCGGTCAACACACTATCGTCGCCAACGCCCCCCAAAGTGCAGATCTGGACGGTACCTTTCGCGGGTGGCGAACCTAAAGCTATTGCAGAAGGCGATGCGCCGGTTATTTCGCCGACAAATGATCCGGGCACGCCAGCCCGGATTGCTTTTATAAAAGGTGGTCAGGTCTGGGTTTCGCCCATCGACGGGTCTACGGCCGCAAAAGCCCTGTTTACCGCACGGGGCACGAACAGCTCCCTCCAATGGTCGCCGGATGGGTCGAAACTGGCGTTTGTCTGCGACCGGAAAGACCACGCGTTTTTGGGCGTATTTACCAACGAAACTACGCCCATTACCTGGATTGCCCCATCGTTCTCGCAGGATGATTCACCTCGCTGGTCGCCGGATGGCAAGCGGCTGGTGTTTGTCCGCACACCCGGCTCCGGTGGTGCGCCCGACTCTATCCTGACCCGTAAACACCGCCCCTGGTCAATCTGGACCGCCGATGTGGCGTCAGGCACGGCTTCGCAAATCTGGCAGGCTCCCAAAACACTGGCCGGTTCGCAGCCCACTACGCACGGTGGATTCAACCTGCACTGGGCAGCTGGCGACCGGATTGTTTTCTTATCCTATCAGGACGGCTGGCCCCATCTGTATTCCATTGCGTCGTCGGGGGGCGCACCGCTGCTGCTGACGCCCGCGCCTTTTATGGCTGAACACATTACGCTGACTCACGACCGTAAATGGCTTCTGTTCAGTGGTAATACCGGCCCCGACAAGCTGGATATCGACCGTCGGCACGTAGTCAGGGTTCCCGTCGACAAAGCCGCCATGGAAGTACTCACTCCCGGAGCCGGTCTGGAATGGACACCGGTGGTTACGGGCGATGGCGCCACGATAGCCATGATCAGTGCCACGACCCAGCGCCCGCCACTGCCAACCGTTATGGCCTTCACGAAGGGAGCGCCCAGGGTTCTGGCACAGAATCTGGTGCCTGCCAGTTTTCCGCAAAACCAGCTGGTGACGCCCAAACAGGTGGTCTTTAAGGCACCGGACGGCATGACCGTACATGGGCAGCTGTTTGAGCCTACAGGGGGCGGAGCGGGCAAGAAACCCGCGTTGATTTATGTACACGGTGGCCCGCCCCGCCAGATGCTGCTGGGCTGGAATTACTCGGATTATTACGCCAATTCGTATGCCCTCAACCAATACCTGGCCAGTCAGGGATTTATGGTGTTGTCCGTGAATTACCGGCTGGGTATTGGCTACGGTTACGATTTTCATCAACCGGCCAATGGCGGTGCCAATGGGGCATCGGAATACCAGGACGTTCGGGCAGCAGCCGTCTGGCTTGCCGAGCAACCCCAGGTCGACGCTACTAAAATTGGTATTTACGGTGGTTCGTATGGCGGCTACCTCACGGCGTTGGCCCTCGCACGCGACTCTAAACTGTTTGCGGCTGGCGTCGATATTCACGGCGTTCACGACTGGAGCCAGCAACGTTACGGCCTCAGCCAGACCGACCGCTACGAGAAAATCCCCGATGCTGAAAAAGCCGCTAAAGTAGTGTGGGAATCGTCGCCTGTGTCGTCGGTGAGCAGCTGGACATCACCCGTCTTGATCATTCACGGCGACGACGACCGCAACGTTCGGTTCAATCAGAGTACCGATCTGGTCCGGCGTCTGGACAAGCAGGGCGTTCCGATGGAAACACTGGTCATTGTCGACGATACGCACCACTGGATGAAGCACAGCAACGCCATCAAAATGAGTGCCGCCACCGCCGACTATTTCAAACGAAAACTGATGAAGCCCCGGCAGTAA
- a CDS encoding Carbonate dehydratase (PFAM: carbonic anhydrase~KEGG: carbonic anhydrase 2; K01672 carbonic anhydrase) — translation MNLYESVFAHNRQWVTDQLALDPEYFNRMADGQQPEFLYIGCSDSRVQPEDFMGVKPGEVFVHRNIANLVPNNDTNAYSVVQYAVQHLQVQHIIICGHYGCGGVRAALDNKDLGALNSWIRNIDDVYRLHRQELDALPDEAARFRRLVELNVQEQCLNIMKLSYVQQARAKGDYPRIHGWVYDIAQGTVVDLKINMANFKEELALYRLD, via the coding sequence ATGAATTTATACGAAAGCGTATTCGCCCACAATCGTCAGTGGGTTACTGACCAATTAGCACTGGACCCGGAATATTTCAACCGCATGGCCGACGGCCAGCAACCGGAATTCCTCTACATTGGGTGTTCGGACAGTCGAGTACAACCCGAAGACTTCATGGGTGTCAAGCCCGGTGAAGTATTCGTTCACCGTAACATTGCCAACCTGGTTCCGAACAACGATACCAACGCTTACTCGGTGGTACAGTATGCCGTGCAGCATCTACAGGTGCAACATATCATTATATGCGGCCACTATGGTTGCGGAGGTGTTAGGGCGGCTTTGGACAATAAAGACCTGGGCGCACTCAATAGCTGGATTCGTAATATCGACGATGTCTATCGCCTGCATCGACAGGAGTTAGATGCCCTGCCGGATGAAGCAGCCCGCTTCCGTCGACTGGTCGAGCTTAACGTTCAGGAACAATGCCTGAACATCATGAAACTATCGTATGTGCAACAAGCCCGGGCCAAAGGCGACTACCCGCGTATTCACGGCTGGGTGTATGACATCGCTCAGGGCACCGTCGTGGACCTGAAGATCAACATGGCTAATTTTAAAGAAGAATTGGCGTTATACCGGCTGGACTAA
- a CDS encoding ferredoxin (PFAM: ferredoxin~KEGG: ferredoxin), with protein MINFTIEDRNGERQDLEIPEGINLSLMEVLKASDYKILATCGGMALCATCHVQVLNGFDDLPAAQDAELDMLDTLPDADFDSRLACQIRVNEAIEGAVFRIKSDEPD; from the coding sequence ATGATCAATTTCACTATAGAAGACCGCAACGGCGAGCGGCAGGACCTCGAAATTCCCGAAGGGATCAACCTGAGCCTGATGGAGGTGCTGAAAGCATCCGATTACAAGATTCTGGCTACGTGCGGAGGCATGGCCCTTTGCGCAACCTGCCACGTTCAGGTACTAAACGGATTCGATGATTTGCCAGCCGCCCAGGATGCCGAACTCGACATGCTCGACACGTTACCCGATGCTGATTTCGATAGCCGACTGGCCTGCCAGATTCGGGTGAATGAAGCGATAGAAGGGGCTGTATTCCGAATCAAAAGTGACGAGCCCGACTGA
- a CDS encoding FAD-dependent pyridine nucleotide-disulphide oxidoreductase (PFAM: FAD-dependent pyridine nucleotide-disulphide oxidoreductase~KEGG: bbt:BBta_5550 putative thioredoxin reductase, FAD/NAD(P)-binding), with amino-acid sequence MITTDMCIIGAGPVGLFAVFEAGLLKMRCHLIDALPQVGGQLSEIYPQKPIYDIPGYPAVNAQTLVDNLMEQIAPFNPGFTLGERVDGLDTQPDGSYIVTTNEGTAVHCQVVVIAGGLGCFEPRKPEIVNLERFEGKGVAYMVKNPEQLRDRRVVLAGGGDSALDWTVFLSNIASEVTLVHRSDTFRGAPDSAEKVFHLASQGKINLVLQSNITSINGNGHLQEVSITAKDKSVKTIEADHLIPLFGLTPKLGPIADWGLTIDKAAISVNTTDYSTNVDRIYAIGDINTYPGKLKLILCGFHEAALMCQSAFRHVHPDQKLSFKYTTVNGVPTF; translated from the coding sequence ATGATAACAACAGATATGTGCATAATAGGCGCGGGTCCGGTGGGTCTGTTCGCCGTTTTTGAAGCCGGTTTATTGAAAATGCGCTGCCACCTGATCGATGCCCTGCCGCAGGTGGGTGGTCAGCTTTCGGAGATTTATCCGCAGAAACCAATCTACGATATTCCGGGCTATCCGGCTGTAAACGCTCAAACGCTGGTCGATAACCTGATGGAGCAAATTGCGCCTTTCAATCCGGGGTTTACACTGGGCGAGCGTGTCGACGGGCTCGACACGCAACCCGATGGGTCCTACATAGTGACTACAAATGAGGGCACAGCCGTCCACTGCCAGGTGGTGGTCATTGCCGGTGGTCTGGGCTGCTTTGAGCCGCGTAAGCCGGAAATTGTGAACCTCGAACGATTTGAAGGTAAGGGCGTTGCCTACATGGTGAAGAATCCCGAGCAACTGCGTGACCGCCGGGTGGTACTGGCCGGTGGGGGAGACTCGGCCCTCGACTGGACGGTTTTTCTGTCCAACATCGCCAGTGAAGTAACGCTGGTTCACCGAAGTGATACGTTCCGGGGCGCTCCCGATTCGGCCGAAAAGGTGTTCCATCTGGCAAGTCAGGGCAAGATCAACCTGGTGCTGCAATCGAACATTACCAGCATCAACGGGAACGGGCATTTGCAGGAGGTGAGCATTACGGCAAAAGATAAATCCGTAAAAACCATTGAAGCCGACCACCTGATTCCGCTCTTCGGCCTGACGCCCAAGCTCGGGCCCATCGCCGATTGGGGACTTACCATCGACAAAGCCGCCATCAGCGTTAACACTACCGATTATTCCACCAACGTGGACCGTATTTATGCCATTGGTGATATAAACACGTATCCGGGTAAGCTGAAGCTGATCTTATGCGGTTTCCATGAAGCGGCACTCATGTGCCAGAGTGCATTCCGGCATGTGCACCCCGACCAGAAACTGAGTTTCAAATACACCACCGTGAACGGTGTTCCTACTTTTTAA
- a CDS encoding hypothetical protein (KEGG: mch:Mchl_0088 hypothetical protein), with protein sequence MKKIRATVPVFFLAILLSIVNPVLAQTRSDQNSDPYAEASQNDRGKDNSVSLGWIGLLGLAGLLGLRRRKGGTTTTTMRTVTIVTSTLILGATLATVTPANSQNQSTDKGLDDDNTVHTGQRDTEDHETNYDWVGFFGLAGLVGVIGPRQR encoded by the coding sequence ATGAAAAAAATACGCGCAACCGTGCCGGTGTTTTTCCTGGCAATACTTCTATCAATTGTAAACCCGGTGCTGGCCCAGACCCGAAGTGATCAAAACTCCGACCCCTATGCGGAGGCTTCCCAGAATGACCGGGGAAAGGACAATTCCGTAAGCTTAGGCTGGATTGGCTTGCTGGGACTGGCGGGCCTGTTGGGTCTCCGACGCCGAAAAGGCGGAACCACCACAACAACGATGCGAACGGTTACCATCGTTACGAGTACCCTGATTTTAGGCGCAACCTTAGCCACCGTTACCCCCGCTAATAGTCAGAACCAGTCAACCGACAAGGGATTAGATGACGATAATACAGTACATACCGGGCAGCGAGACACCGAAGACCATGAAACCAATTACGACTGGGTTGGCTTTTTCGGCCTGGCCGGGCTGGTTGGGGTGATAGGCCCCCGGCAACGGTAA
- a CDS encoding Parallel beta-helix repeat protein (SMART: Parallel beta-helix repeat~KEGG: pmy:Pmen_0653 hypothetical protein), with translation MKLPLLLVTCLLTYTAWAQTDVQKRYQTRLIMAEDGSTIDLDAGTFTFTGSLSLEDKKRIVIRGKGIDKTILSFKGQTDGAEGFRVSNAENIVIENLTIQDSKGDGIKTMNVKGITFRNVKVEWTGPPKAENGGYGLYPVQCDNVLIDGCTAIGASDAGIYVGQSRGIVVKNSKAYHNVAGIEIENSRNADVFDNEAYENTGGILVFDLPDLVQKQGGNVRVFNNHIHDNNFPNFAPEGNIVASVSDGTGLLILAANNVEVFNNRFLRNQTIGTGIISYLITERPITDKGYYPFSTAISIHDNVYERNPGPASSRGRYGKIFDAILKAGQPVPHILYDGIADPATFDKDGKPLADKRICIRNNRNQSVVNLDAGREFKNVSFSPTPFDCQLTPLKITAGNGR, from the coding sequence ATGAAACTTCCTTTACTCCTGGTTACGTGTCTGTTAACGTACACAGCCTGGGCGCAAACCGATGTACAGAAGCGCTACCAGACGCGGCTCATCATGGCCGAAGACGGCAGCACGATAGACCTCGATGCCGGTACGTTCACCTTTACCGGAAGCCTATCACTGGAAGATAAAAAGCGAATCGTAATCCGGGGAAAAGGCATCGACAAAACCATACTCAGTTTTAAGGGGCAGACGGACGGTGCAGAAGGGTTTCGGGTGTCCAATGCGGAGAATATCGTTATTGAAAATCTGACTATTCAGGATTCGAAAGGCGATGGCATCAAGACCATGAACGTGAAGGGCATCACCTTCCGCAATGTAAAAGTGGAATGGACAGGCCCACCCAAAGCCGAAAATGGCGGCTACGGCCTGTATCCGGTACAGTGCGACAATGTGCTCATCGACGGTTGTACCGCCATTGGTGCTTCCGACGCCGGTATTTACGTTGGGCAGTCGCGCGGTATTGTCGTCAAAAACAGCAAAGCCTACCATAACGTAGCCGGTATCGAGATTGAAAACTCCCGCAATGCCGATGTTTTCGATAACGAAGCATACGAAAATACGGGCGGCATTCTGGTTTTCGACCTGCCTGATCTGGTCCAGAAACAGGGCGGTAATGTGCGGGTGTTCAATAACCACATCCACGACAATAACTTTCCGAATTTTGCGCCGGAAGGCAATATCGTAGCCAGTGTATCGGATGGTACGGGGCTGCTGATTCTGGCCGCCAATAACGTTGAGGTGTTCAACAACCGCTTTCTCCGCAATCAGACCATTGGCACCGGCATCATCAGTTACCTAATTACCGAACGGCCCATCACCGACAAGGGCTATTACCCATTTTCGACGGCTATTTCCATTCACGATAACGTATACGAGCGCAACCCCGGTCCCGCCAGTTCGCGGGGGCGATACGGCAAAATATTCGATGCTATCTTAAAGGCCGGTCAGCCCGTTCCGCACATTTTGTACGACGGCATTGCCGACCCTGCCACCTTCGATAAAGATGGTAAACCACTGGCCGACAAACGTATCTGTATCCGAAACAACCGGAACCAGAGTGTCGTAAATCTCGACGCTGGGCGTGAATTTAAAAACGTTTCTTTCAGCCCAACGCCTTTTGATTGTCAGTTAACTCCCTTAAAAATAACCGCTGGCAACGGCCGCTAA
- a CDS encoding conserved hypothetical protein (KEGG: pzu:PHZ_c3012 hypothetical protein): MRTYLIWSLLLLTAWLTLASWRTDAIPEKLSDYGFFTGNPAAQKPAPGVVPYSLNTPLFSDYAEKLRFVKLPAGGSVAYNDSSVLNFPQGTTLIKTFYYPLDFREPAKGRRLMETRLLVHQANGWKAFEYVWNDEQTDAFLEVAGDTKTVSYVDAGGQTRQHAYTIPNLNQCKGCHNRNEVMTPIGPSIRQLNGDLAYAATGTENQLTYWQKSGMLTGLPSLASCPKAPVWNDPKTGSLNDRARIWLDINCAHCHNPKGPAMTSGLNLSLTETDPTALGIQKTPVAAGRGSGGHPYDIVPGKPEESILIYRLTSTDPGVMMPELGRKTAHSESLALLRDWIKAMK; this comes from the coding sequence ATGCGAACGTACCTGATCTGGTCGCTTCTACTCCTGACCGCCTGGCTAACACTGGCTAGCTGGCGGACGGACGCGATCCCTGAAAAATTATCGGACTACGGCTTTTTTACCGGTAATCCGGCCGCGCAGAAACCGGCACCGGGGGTAGTGCCCTACTCGCTAAACACGCCCCTGTTTTCGGATTATGCTGAAAAGTTGCGGTTCGTCAAACTGCCCGCTGGTGGGTCGGTGGCGTATAATGATTCCAGTGTGCTGAACTTCCCGCAGGGTACTACCCTCATCAAAACATTCTATTACCCCCTCGATTTCCGGGAACCGGCCAAAGGGCGACGCCTGATGGAAACCCGGCTGCTGGTTCATCAGGCCAACGGCTGGAAAGCCTTCGAATACGTCTGGAATGACGAACAGACCGACGCCTTTCTGGAGGTTGCCGGTGATACCAAAACAGTTAGCTATGTGGATGCCGGTGGACAAACCCGCCAGCACGCCTACACCATCCCGAACCTGAACCAATGTAAAGGCTGTCATAACCGTAACGAAGTCATGACGCCCATCGGCCCGTCTATCCGGCAGTTGAACGGTGATCTGGCATATGCCGCTACGGGTACTGAAAACCAGCTCACGTACTGGCAGAAATCAGGGATGCTCACCGGCTTACCTTCACTGGCCAGTTGTCCCAAAGCACCCGTCTGGAACGACCCGAAAACGGGCTCCCTTAACGACCGGGCGCGTATCTGGCTCGATATCAACTGTGCCCATTGCCACAATCCGAAAGGCCCGGCCATGACTTCGGGCCTGAACCTGAGCCTCACCGAAACCGACCCCACCGCGCTGGGTATTCAGAAAACACCCGTTGCCGCTGGTCGTGGCTCGGGCGGGCACCCGTATGATATTGTACCCGGCAAACCCGAAGAATCCATCCTGATCTACCGGCTCACCTCCACCGATCCCGGTGTCATGATGCCCGAACTCGGCCGAAAAACAGCCCATTCCGAAAGCCTGGCTCTCCTGCGAGACTGGATAAAAGCGATGAAATGA